ATTGAGTATTTGGCACATTTTCATGGAGATCAAGATTTCTTTGAGTGCCATGAAATATTAGAGGAATATTGGAAAGAGGTTGATTCAGGCAATAAAGAATCGATTTGGGTCAGCTTTATTTTAATGGCAGTATCATGTTATCACCATCGTCGCGGAAATTTCACTGGCGCACGCAAAACATTAGAAAAAGCCATTGTCATGTTTAAGCATGGAAACTGGATATGGTCAGACTATGGACTGGATGAGCATATATTGCTGGCGAGATTGGAAGAAAGATTGCATAATATCAATAACCAGCTTCCCTTTAAACCGTTAGTCCTGCCTATTAACGATGCTTTTTTAGAAGAGCAATGCGTGAAATGGTGTCTATCGCATGGAATGGAGTGGAAATCAAGTTTAATACCTGCTGAAGCAATTGTTCATCGTCATCTGACACGAGATAGAAGCGAGGTCATCTTAGAAAGAAATGCTGCCATTGCAGAGCGTAAGGAACGCAGGAAGAAATAGGTAGCAAAAAATCCCTGACCGCTTACCTGTAAGGAATCCGGTCAGGGATTTATTTTTATTACGAATTAAGATTTTCCTCCATATTCATGCATTTAGAAAGAAAGCCTACAGTCAATTCGTTCGCTTCGATTTTTTTGTTGGTATATAATGACTTAATTGCTTGCACCATCGATTTACCGACACCTTGATGTCTGTACGAAGGGTTTACGGATATATGCTGGATGCTGATTCTGTCCGCATCTTCAAAGCTGATTCCTATAAGCCCGATAATATCCTCTTCTTCCTTCCATAAAAAAAGCTGCCAATTCTCGTTAGCTTCGTATTGCTTTATCGTTTGCTGTAGCACTTTTAAATCCTTTTCGGCAGGCATAAAAGAAAGCAGGCCCATCGCAATTTTCTCAAAAGATTTTTTATAACGAATAATCATTTGTATCCCTCATTATTATTAAAGCATATTTACCTGTAAGTTTTCCCATAATGGATTGTTTCCAAACAATATTCTATTTTAAATATGAAGAAACCGGCACTAGTATTAAAATCCGCCATAAGAGCATAAATTATCTGACTTTGGCGAAACCTGTTATAAATACTATCATACATAAATTATGATTAATCTTCAATGAAAATATTATAAGAAGAAAGCATCATTACAGTAACTGCGTCAAAATCCCTACTGTTTGCAAGTAATCCATATATCATCTTCTCATTATAATAGTATGCTAAAACAATTCATTCAGCTACTATTTTTATTAGCCTTATTATCGATTATAATAGCAAGTGCAAATCCCGTCCTTTACACAATATGTGGATAGAAGGAAACTTTTTGATTTGCCTGTACGTCTATATGCATAGAACATATTTAGGAGGAAACACAGATGATTAGAAAAAAATGGGCTGTGCTTGTCTTTTCACTTTTGCTCCTGCTGCCATTGCACGCATTAGCAGATGCAGCGCCAGGGGATATGATTATCACTTTAGGTGAAAACTTGACAGAAGAGCAGAAGAAACTGCTTCTGACGGAAATGAAAGCGCCTGATGATGCACAAATCATTACAGTCTCTAATAAAGAAGAACATCAATATCTAGGAAGCTATATTTCCAAGGCATTGATTGGCACAAGAGCCATCTCTTCCTCCGCTATTACCATCAATGATGCAGGAAGCGGAATAGAAGTGACAACTAAAAATATAAACTGGGTAACAGATGAAATGTATATTAATGCGTTAATAACTGCAGGTGTAAAGGATGCTGACATTTATGTTACAGCTCCAATTGAGGTTTCGGGGACAGCAGCACTTACAGGTCTTATTAAAGCATATGAAGTATCTACAGATACAGAAATTCCAGAGGATGTTAAACAGGCTGCCAATGAAGAGATGGTGCAGACCGCTAACCTCGGTGAAGAAATAGGAACAGATAAAGCATCTGCACTAATGGCAAAAATCAAAGAAAAAATCGCGGAAAATAAACCGTCGACAGATGCTGAACTGGAAAAAATCATCAATGATGCAGCAAGCGAGCTTAATATTTCGTTAAGCGATACTCAAAAGCAAACATTGATGGATTTCTTCAATAAGCTTAAAGAGCTGGATATCAACTGGAATCAGGTTGGAGATCAGCTGCAAGATGCAAAAGATAAATTTAATGCATTTATTGAAAGTGAAGAAGGTCAAGGTTTTCTTGCAAAAGTAAAAGAATTTTTTGCAAGTCTCGTTGATGCGATAAAATCATTCTTCTCTTAATAGAAAAAAAAGGAAGTGCAAATGCACTTCCTTTTTCTTATTTATTTACAGACGCCTTCTCTTTCAAAGGTAAATCCAGACGAACTATGTCCTCATACGTCTCTCTTTTTACAACAAGAACCGCTTCCTTGTTTTCCACAAAAACGACTGGAGGTCTTGGAATTCGGTTATAGTTATTAGCCATAGAATAACCATATGCACCTGTGCAGAACACTGCTAAAATATCTTGTTCTCCTGCTTTGGGCAGTGGTAGATCCCAAATTAGCATATCTCCTGATTCACAGCATTTGCCAGCGATGGACACCGTTTCTTCTGCTTCAACCAAAGGTTTATTTGCCAAAACAGCCTCATATTTCGCATCATACAATGCCGGACGGATGTTATCTGTCATTCCTCCATCAATCGCTAAGTATTGGCGCACTTCTGGAACTTCTTTTCTCGAACCAATCTTATATAGAGTTGTGCCTGCATCCCCAACTAGTGATCTGCCTGGCTCAATCCAAATTTCCGGCATGCTCATGCCAAATTGATTCATATTTTTCTCCACTTCAGTAATAATCTCTTCCACATATTCTGAAGGCTGGATCGGTTGGTCTTCGTTTGTATATCTGATACCGAAGCCCCCGCCAAGGTTTAAAACTTTAGATTCAAAGCCGAAAGCCTGTTTCCATTTATAAAGCTGACCAATAATCTTTTTTGCAGCAAGCACAAAGCCTGTTGTCTCAAAAATTTGAGAGCCGATATGACAATGCAGCCCTAACAGCTCAAGATTTTCAGATTCCATCGCTTTAAGGATCGCTTCCTCTGCTTGTCCATTTTGCAGTCCAAAGCCAAATTTAGAATCCTCTTGTCCTGTAAGGATATAGTCATGTGTATGTGCTTCAATCCCAGGTGTTACGCGAAGCAGAATCGGCATCTTGCTGTGGTTCTGTTCACACAGCTCCTGCAATAAGGCAAGCTCATAAAAGTTGTCAACTACAATACAGCCGATTTTATGCTCAATTGCCATCAGCAGTTCTTCTCTGCTTTTGTTATTGCCGTGGAAATGGATTCTTTCCATCGGGAAACCAGCTGTAATTGCCGTATAAAGCTCACCGCCGGATACTACGTCAAGGGACAGCCCTTCCTCATTGGCAAGCTGTACCATTGCAATTGTTGAAAATGCTTTGCTTGCATAAGCAACCTGTGCCGGAATACCTCGTTTAGCGAATGTATCCTTAAATCCTCTTGCTCGTTCTCTGATAAGTGCAACATCATATACATATACTGGTGTTCCGAATTCTTCGACTATTTTCACTGTGTCAACACCGCCAATTTCCAAATGGCCAGCTTCGTTCACACTGGAAGTTCCATAATAATGCATATATCCCCCTCGATTCTCCCTAAGATTGATATGAAAGGCTAAGATGAAAAAATAAGAAACAAGCAGACAGTTCCCCTTTCGAACTGTCTGCCTTTTTATGTCCAATTATTTAACAGCCTACTTGATTAAACAAATGTATCATAAATAAACCCATTTCTCAATCCTCTTTTTATTGGATATTTCTATTTATTACGGTCTTGAGCATGTGCATGGCTTGGTCTTAATTTACTACTAGGAACTGTTCTTCTGATAAGAATATTAAGTAGCGCCTTTGGATAAAACGGAATGAAAGGCCATAGATATGGAACATTCAATGTGCGCAAGCTTGCTAAAAACAGAACATACAAAGTACAGCCGACAACAAAACCTGGAGTATGGAATATAGCGACTAATATTAAGAGAACAAAGCGTACGAGCTTATTGGCAATCCCTAATTCATAACTTGGAGTCGCAAAATTCCCGATTGCTGCCACTGACACATAAAGAATAACTTCTGGTACAAACAAACCAACATCAATGGCGATTTGCCCAATCATAACGGCCGCAATTAAGCCCATTGCGGTCGACAGCGGTGTCGGTGTATGAATGGCTGCAATCCTTAAGAATTCTAAACCGAAGTCAGCAATAAATAACTGAACAATAATCGGCAAGTGGGTACGCTCTGTCGGTCCGATAAAGGCCAGGTTTTCCGGCAGCAAAGACGGCTCAAGTGTAACAAGGAACCACAATGGCAAGAAAAACAAGGAAGCGATAACACCTAAAAAGCGAACCCAGCGCACAAATGTGCCGACCATTGGAGCTTGTCGATATTCCTCAGCATGCTGCAAATGATGAAAGAACGTAGCAGGTGTAATAATAACACTCGGTGATGTATCAACATATATGACAACATGGCCTTCTAGCAAATGATTGGCTGTGACATCTGCTCTTTCTGTGTAGCGGACTAGAGGATATGGATTGTAACCTTGCTTTAGCAAAAACTCCTCAATTGTCTTGTCTGCCATCGAGATGCCATCAACATTTATTTGCTCTAGCTCCTTTTTAATGATTGCAACTAGATCTGGATCAGCAATATCTTTAATATAACCAATTGCCACATCAGTTTTTGACCGTTCTCCGACCTTCATAATCTCAAAACGGAGCCGCTCATCACGTATTCGTCTTCTTGTAATTGCCGTATTTACGATAATATTCTCGACAAAACCATCACGAGAACCGCGGATAACCTTTTCTGTATCCGGTTCCTGCGGAGTTCTGCCAGGATAGCTTCTTACATCGATGGCAATACCTTTTTCATAGCCTTCCATGACTGCAACAACTAAACCAGACAGCACTTGGTCTACAAGCTCATCCATTTTTTCCAGGGGCTTTACTTGGTGGTGCACAAGCTGGTTTTCAATAATTTTAAAAAAGTCATCTGATTGATGTACACGTTCTTCATCATTTAAAAATAATAGCTGTTCTAAAAGCTGAGAAATGATGGCACTGTCAACGAGTCCGTTCACATAGTACACATTTACCTCATGATGGAGAACACTGATTTTTCTCACTCCAAGGTCAAAGCTGACACCTAAGCCTACCCTGTCGGTCATGTACTTTTCTACATCGCAGAGCCTTCTAAAAATAGTCTCCATATCATGTGTTTCCTTGCTCATAAAATCCACTTCTTTCTAAAATATATTCCACTGCAATTCGTGTTATTGGTGCACCTTTTTCATAGGAATCTCTTTTGCCCATTTTGCCTATATCACCGATGCCGACAACTAAAGGCAAGTCGAGACTATCGAGACTGTAGACAGTATCACCGCTCATTCTTCCTATCTCATACTCTGGAATGCCAAGCTTATCTACACCGTAAGGAGTCAGATTGCCATCTTGGTCGATTGCCACATCAATCCTTGTCCATTCCTCTCTTCTCGTTCTGCTTGCAACAGCAATTACCCCAAGCACTTCCACATCCTTGTGTGCTGCTATGTATTTCAAAGCTGTCTCGCCTGCCCCCTCACCCACATAGCCACTATCATCAAACATCACTAATACGGGATCATTTTTGGCTTTTTTTATGAGATTTAAAATCTCCGGTCCACTATGGGTGGAGGGATTTCCAAATGACGTAGAAATGCAGCGGCCTCCCACTTCTTTTGCCACCATTTCAACTGCTCGTTTTGCATATTCGTCTCCATCTGTTATTAAAATAATTTTTCTTTTTGTACCCATCTGCAAATTCCTTTCTTTGACACTTTGCTAGAATCTACGGTGCAAAATACATCCAGTGAAATAAGGAGCCAAAGATTTTACCAAAGACAAGTGCCATCATCAATACGAGCAGCCGATCATCGAGGCTTACCCTTTTTGCGAGAAGAGGAAAAACATTTAATACTTCTGTAAGTGCTGCAGCAATCATACCTATATAGATTCCACCGGCTAGACCCATTACTGTTAACAGAATGGCTGGTAATGAGAAGGCTGGTTCTCTCAAAAAGACGAATGTACCGCAGACTGCACCGCAGACGACAGACCATTCATAGGAATATATCTTGCTTCCTGTTTTCGTCAGCTGCGTCAATCTCGGAATAATCCCAAAGACGGTTAAAAAAGCAACATAACCGGCTCCGACTGTTATTCCCCAAGCTCCCCCAATAAAAAGGACAGCAAGTATTTTAATGATCATCTAATTTTTTCATGCTTTCTTTATTTTCATGCATGATGACATATTGGTCCAAAGCTTGCTGATAAGAGAAAACTTCTACTTCCAGGGGGCTTGGTTCCTCATTAAAACGCTTTTTGAATACATGGTTGAAAAAAATGATCATTCCTAAGCCTAAACCTAGACTATAGGGAATTTGGAAGATGAGAGGCTTTTCTACCTCTTTTCCTGTAATGATTTTATACAGCTTTTGGTGGACTGCCTGCATGCTGACGTCTTCATGAAAATTCATAATAGTCAAGGCAGAGCCAATAAAAAGGAGCAGCCAAACCAAAAGGAACAGCGGTATAGACACTTCTTTTTTTTTGAGGATGACTTCAATGATGGTTTGTGCAGGACCGATAATCTGTATCTCCAAGTTTAGATTGAAGCTGCGTATTGCCTTAATTACCCTTGTGCTGTCGATGATGATGATGTTACGGTCACTTTCTGAAATAGAATAGATTACCAAATTATTCAATTGTTCCATTAAGCTATCAACAGCTATTACTTGGGCTAAATCCTTCAGCAGCACATCTTCATTCAATCTTTTTTCGATACGATTTCTCATCCGAATATAGACTGTCTCAGCCATTCATCAACACATCCAATCATCTAATGTTTTTACGATGATGGTAGTATTTGCTTAATGTGGGCAATTTATAATGATAATTTTTTTGGTAATATTTCCATATAAAAAGAGCAGATGGATATTAAATATCCATCTGCTCTTTCATTTGTAGCAATATTTTTTTCTCAAGGCGTGATACTTGGACTTGGGATATTCCAAGCCGGGTTGCAACTTCAGATTGTGTCTGATCTTTGTAATAGCGCAAATACACAATCAGCCTTTCTCTTTCGTCGAGTTCCCTAATCGCCTCTTGCAGGGCGATTTTATCAAACCATTTGCCCTCATTGCCATCATCTATCTGGTCTAGAAGGGTAATAGGATCGCCGTCGTTTTCATATACTGTCTCATGGATAGAGGACGGTGTTCTGGCGGCCTCTTGTGCTAAGACAATATCTTCCGGCGGAATATCAAGATGCTCTGAAATCTCTCCAACAGTTGGTGTACGGCCGTACTGCTTGGAGAGTTCATCTTTTGCTTTCCTGATTTTATTGCTCAGTTCCTTTAAGGAGCGGCTCACTTTCACGGTTCCGTCATCACGGATAAAGCGCTGAATTTCGCCAATGATCATCGGGACTGCATAGGTCGAGAACTTCACATCATAGCTTAAATCAAATTTATCTACTGATTTAAGCAATCCGATACAACCGATCTGAAATAAGTCATCCGGATCGTAGCCTCTGTTCAAAAACCTTTGCACGACTGACCATACAAGTCGCATATTCTTCTGGACTATTGTGTCTCTAGCTGACTGATCGCCATCTTGGCTTCTTTTGATAAGCTCCTTCACTTCATGGTCTTTTAAATACGTTTCTTTCTCCTTTTTTACCTCCACATCCATAAGCGATTCTCCTTAATTGCTTAGCATTTTGCTCTTTATTAAATGCTTGCGCAGGCGGATCTCAGTTCCATTTTCTGGGCTAGAATGCACTTCAATTTCGTCCATAAAATTTTCCATGATGGTGAATCCCATTCCGGATCTTTCCAATTCAGGCTTTGTCGTAAATAACGGCTGTCTTGCTTCTTCTACATCCATAATTCCTCTTCCATCATCACGAATGGTCAAATCGATAAAGGAATCTTCCATAATGACTGAAATGTAGACAATCCCGTCAGGGTCATTTTCATAACCATGAATAATACAGTTTGTGACCGCTTCTGATACGACTGTTTTGATTTCTGTCAACTCATCCATCGTTGGATCAAGCTGTGTAATAAAAGCAGCGACAGTTACCCTTGCGAAGGATTCGTTTTGGCTTTGTGCGCTGAATTGCAAATGCATTTCATTTCTCATTTATGCAACCCCCAATCTTTCAAGTGCAAATTGTTCATTTGTTTCCAGCTTCATTATCTTAAACATGCCAGACATATCAAACAACCGTTGTACACTCGGGGAGATTGCGCAAATCACCATTTCTCCGCCTAGCTGCTTTATTTGTTTATATCTGCCTAAGATTACTCCTAAGCCTGAACTATCCATAAATGATAAATGCTCTAAGTTTAAAACAATATGGCGAATATTTCTGCTCTCTATCGCATCAGTCGCTTTTGTGCGCAGCTCTTCTGCGTAGTGATGATCTAATTCCCCTGCTAAACGAATACAAAGAACATTGTTTTTTGTTTCCAGCTCAATATTAAGACTCACTATCCATAGCCTCCTCTTTTTAGGTTAGTGAGTCAATTCTACCTTTAATCCCGCATTTCCTTCAAGCAAGACAAAACTAGTGTTGATTCGCTAAAAAAAGAGGAATGCTGACAGTTTTAGCAAGCTTATTGCGTTTTTGTAAACATACCGGCAGTTCGTTTAAACAGTGTCCACCAGCCTGCTTCTTTAATTTCTGTTTGCGATACGAGCGGACTTTCCACGATTGTCTTGCCATCTTTCACAAATTGGACCTTGCCGATTTCCTGACCCTTTGCAATTGGGGCTTTTAAGTTTTTGTTCATGACGATTTTTTTCTCTACGTCATCAACCTTTTCTCCCTTTTTCGTCAATAGAGAGATTGGTTCGCTTGTAACAGCTGATGCCTGTTTTTGGTCCCCTTTGCTTACATTTACTTTGCCGATAAGCTCATTCCTCTTATAGACTGGATGCGTTTCGTATTGGCTAAATGCATAATCAAGCATTTTTGTTACTTGTGCATTCCGCTCTTTTGATGTAGGCGCACCAAAAACAACAGCAATCACACGCATTCCATTCTTTTGGGCAGTTGCTGTCAGGCAGTATTTTGCTTCTTTCGTGAATCCCGTTTTCAAGCCGTCTACTCCAGGATAAAACTTAACAAGACGATTAGTATTTACAAGCCAGAACTTCTTGTCAGAGTCTTCTCGCAAGTACGCCTCATATGTACCTGTAAATTTAGTGATATCCTCATATTTCAATAATTCCTTCGCCATGATAGCCATATCATGTGCTGTGCTGTAATGCTCATCGACCGGGAGGCCTGTGACATTCTTGAATGCTGTATTCTTCAATCCTAAACTGCTCGCTTTTTTGTTCATCATTTCTACAAATGCTTCTTCTGAGCCAGCAAGTCTTTCGGCTACTGCCACTGCTGCATCATTCCCAGACCCGATTGCAATGCCTTTAAGCATTTCCTCTGTTGTCATTTCTTCTCCAGGCTCCAAGAAGATTTGGGAGCCGCCCATTGAAGCTGCATGTTCACTCGTCCTGATTTTCTCGTCTATTTTGAGTTTACCTTGATCGAGTGCTTCCATGATTAAAAGCATAGTCATTATTTTTGTCATACTTGCCGGCGGCAGCTCTTCATTGCTGTTTTTCTCATATAGTACTGTCCCAGTGTCTCTGTCAATCAAAATAGCTGATTTAACATTGTCCACCAATTCACTACTTTTCTCTGCAGCAAGTGTGCTTGGTGCCAACATAGATGCAAATAGTAACATGGTT
This DNA window, taken from Niallia sp. Man26, encodes the following:
- a CDS encoding DUF309 domain-containing protein yields the protein MVYPDEYIEYLAHFHGDQDFFECHEILEEYWKEVDSGNKESIWVSFILMAVSCYHHRRGNFTGARKTLEKAIVMFKHGNWIWSDYGLDEHILLARLEERLHNINNQLPFKPLVLPINDAFLEEQCVKWCLSHGMEWKSSLIPAEAIVHRHLTRDRSEVILERNAAIAERKERRKK
- a CDS encoding GNAT family N-acetyltransferase, whose translation is MIIRYKKSFEKIAMGLLSFMPAEKDLKVLQQTIKQYEANENWQLFLWKEEEDIIGLIGISFEDADRISIQHISVNPSYRHQGVGKSMVQAIKSLYTNKKIEANELTVGFLSKCMNMEENLNS
- a CDS encoding DUF1002 domain-containing protein, translated to MIRKKWAVLVFSLLLLLPLHALADAAPGDMIITLGENLTEEQKKLLLTEMKAPDDAQIITVSNKEEHQYLGSYISKALIGTRAISSSAITINDAGSGIEVTTKNINWVTDEMYINALITAGVKDADIYVTAPIEVSGTAALTGLIKAYEVSTDTEIPEDVKQAANEEMVQTANLGEEIGTDKASALMAKIKEKIAENKPSTDAELEKIINDAASELNISLSDTQKQTLMDFFNKLKELDINWNQVGDQLQDAKDKFNAFIESEEGQGFLAKVKEFFASLVDAIKSFFS
- the lysA gene encoding diaminopimelate decarboxylase, coding for MHYYGTSSVNEAGHLEIGGVDTVKIVEEFGTPVYVYDVALIRERARGFKDTFAKRGIPAQVAYASKAFSTIAMVQLANEEGLSLDVVSGGELYTAITAGFPMERIHFHGNNKSREELLMAIEHKIGCIVVDNFYELALLQELCEQNHSKMPILLRVTPGIEAHTHDYILTGQEDSKFGFGLQNGQAEEAILKAMESENLELLGLHCHIGSQIFETTGFVLAAKKIIGQLYKWKQAFGFESKVLNLGGGFGIRYTNEDQPIQPSEYVEEIITEVEKNMNQFGMSMPEIWIEPGRSLVGDAGTTLYKIGSRKEVPEVRQYLAIDGGMTDNIRPALYDAKYEAVLANKPLVEAEETVSIAGKCCESGDMLIWDLPLPKAGEQDILAVFCTGAYGYSMANNYNRIPRPPVVFVENKEAVLVVKRETYEDIVRLDLPLKEKASVNK
- a CDS encoding spore germination protein, whose product is MSKETHDMETIFRRLCDVEKYMTDRVGLGVSFDLGVRKISVLHHEVNVYYVNGLVDSAIISQLLEQLLFLNDEERVHQSDDFFKIIENQLVHHQVKPLEKMDELVDQVLSGLVVAVMEGYEKGIAIDVRSYPGRTPQEPDTEKVIRGSRDGFVENIIVNTAITRRRIRDERLRFEIMKVGERSKTDVAIGYIKDIADPDLVAIIKKELEQINVDGISMADKTIEEFLLKQGYNPYPLVRYTERADVTANHLLEGHVVIYVDTSPSVIITPATFFHHLQHAEEYRQAPMVGTFVRWVRFLGVIASLFFLPLWFLVTLEPSLLPENLAFIGPTERTHLPIIVQLFIADFGLEFLRIAAIHTPTPLSTAMGLIAAVMIGQIAIDVGLFVPEVILYVSVAAIGNFATPSYELGIANKLVRFVLLILVAIFHTPGFVVGCTLYVLFLASLRTLNVPYLWPFIPFYPKALLNILIRRTVPSSKLRPSHAHAQDRNK
- a CDS encoding stage V sporulation protein AE, with the protein product MGTKRKIILITDGDEYAKRAVEMVAKEVGGRCISTSFGNPSTHSGPEILNLIKKAKNDPVLVMFDDSGYVGEGAGETALKYIAAHKDVEVLGVIAVASRTRREEWTRIDVAIDQDGNLTPYGVDKLGIPEYEIGRMSGDTVYSLDSLDLPLVVGIGDIGKMGKRDSYEKGAPITRIAVEYILERSGFYEQGNT
- a CDS encoding stage V sporulation protein AB — translated: MIIKILAVLFIGGAWGITVGAGYVAFLTVFGIIPRLTQLTKTGSKIYSYEWSVVCGAVCGTFVFLREPAFSLPAILLTVMGLAGGIYIGMIAAALTEVLNVFPLLAKRVSLDDRLLVLMMALVFGKIFGSLFHWMYFAP
- a CDS encoding stage V sporulation protein AA; amino-acid sequence: MAETVYIRMRNRIEKRLNEDVLLKDLAQVIAVDSLMEQLNNLVIYSISESDRNIIIIDSTRVIKAIRSFNLNLEIQIIGPAQTIIEVILKKKEVSIPLFLLVWLLLFIGSALTIMNFHEDVSMQAVHQKLYKIITGKEVEKPLIFQIPYSLGLGLGMIIFFNHVFKKRFNEEPSPLEVEVFSYQQALDQYVIMHENKESMKKLDDH
- the sigF gene encoding RNA polymerase sporulation sigma factor SigF, which encodes MDVEVKKEKETYLKDHEVKELIKRSQDGDQSARDTIVQKNMRLVWSVVQRFLNRGYDPDDLFQIGCIGLLKSVDKFDLSYDVKFSTYAVPMIIGEIQRFIRDDGTVKVSRSLKELSNKIRKAKDELSKQYGRTPTVGEISEHLDIPPEDIVLAQEAARTPSSIHETVYENDGDPITLLDQIDDGNEGKWFDKIALQEAIRELDERERLIVYLRYYKDQTQSEVATRLGISQVQVSRLEKKILLQMKEQMDI
- the spoIIAB gene encoding anti-sigma F factor, encoding MRNEMHLQFSAQSQNESFARVTVAAFITQLDPTMDELTEIKTVVSEAVTNCIIHGYENDPDGIVYISVIMEDSFIDLTIRDDGRGIMDVEEARQPLFTTKPELERSGMGFTIMENFMDEIEVHSSPENGTEIRLRKHLIKSKMLSN
- the spoIIAA gene encoding anti-sigma F factor antagonist; translation: MSLNIELETKNNVLCIRLAGELDHHYAEELRTKATDAIESRNIRHIVLNLEHLSFMDSSGLGVILGRYKQIKQLGGEMVICAISPSVQRLFDMSGMFKIMKLETNEQFALERLGVA
- a CDS encoding D-alanyl-D-alanine carboxypeptidase family protein is translated as MKRIATIFLTMLLFASMLAPSTLAAEKSSELVDNVKSAILIDRDTGTVLYEKNSNEELPPASMTKIMTMLLIMEALDQGKLKIDEKIRTSEHAASMGGSQIFLEPGEEMTTEEMLKGIAIGSGNDAAVAVAERLAGSEEAFVEMMNKKASSLGLKNTAFKNVTGLPVDEHYSTAHDMAIMAKELLKYEDITKFTGTYEAYLREDSDKKFWLVNTNRLVKFYPGVDGLKTGFTKEAKYCLTATAQKNGMRVIAVVFGAPTSKERNAQVTKMLDYAFSQYETHPVYKRNELIGKVNVSKGDQKQASAVTSEPISLLTKKGEKVDDVEKKIVMNKNLKAPIAKGQEIGKVQFVKDGKTIVESPLVSQTEIKEAGWWTLFKRTAGMFTKTQ